The following coding sequences lie in one Caproicibacterium argilliputei genomic window:
- the htpG gene encoding molecular chaperone HtpG — MKQFQAESKRLLDLMINSIYTHKEIFMRELISNASDAIDKLYYRSLQENDTGLSRDDFAIQITLDKEARKIIIEDNGCGMTKDELEKNLGTIAKSGSLNFKQENEQKKDIDIIGQFGVGFYAAFMVAKHVSVESKAYGSDEAWCWQSSGAEGYTVEACEKGSHGTKITLDIKDNTDDDNYDSYLDQYAIQRLVKKYSDYIRYPIRMEMQKSRQKPKPENAPDDYKPEYEEYTETETLNSMVPLWRKNKNEIKEDEYNDFYKSKFGDYENPLKVIHSSTEGVSTYNALLFIPAHASYDYYTKDFEKGLQLYSNGVLIMEKCADLLPDYFSFVRGLVDSQDLSLNISREMLQHDRQLHIIAGRLEKKIKAELESMLKNDRENYEKFFNAFGLQLKYGIYSEFGQHKDLLQDLLLFHSSKEKKLVTLKEYTDGMKEDQKFIYYAAGESVSKIDMLPQTEALKDKGYEILYLTDNVDEFALRVMREYDSKEFKSVSDDDLGLETEEEKEAAKKKVEENKDLLNFMKDALNGQVKQVILSTKLKSHPVCLSTDGALSIEMEKVLNAMPNGGEEQVKAQRVLEINANHPIFEKLTALYKLDQDKLKQYANLLYTQALLIEGVSIDDPVAFSNQMCDLMTDK, encoded by the coding sequence ATGAAACAGTTTCAGGCAGAGTCAAAACGTCTTTTGGACTTAATGATCAATTCCATCTACACGCATAAGGAAATTTTTATGCGTGAGCTGATCAGTAACGCGAGCGATGCAATCGATAAGCTGTATTATCGCTCCCTGCAGGAAAACGACACGGGGCTGTCCCGCGATGATTTCGCAATTCAAATTACATTGGACAAAGAAGCGCGCAAGATCATCATTGAAGATAACGGCTGCGGCATGACCAAGGACGAACTGGAAAAGAACCTCGGTACCATCGCGAAGTCCGGCTCTCTTAACTTCAAGCAGGAAAATGAGCAGAAAAAAGATATTGACATCATCGGGCAGTTCGGCGTCGGCTTTTATGCGGCGTTTATGGTGGCAAAGCACGTCAGTGTGGAAAGCAAAGCTTACGGCAGCGATGAAGCGTGGTGCTGGCAGAGCAGCGGCGCTGAGGGTTACACGGTGGAAGCCTGCGAAAAAGGCAGCCACGGCACCAAGATTACGCTGGACATCAAGGACAATACCGACGATGATAACTACGACTCCTATCTGGATCAGTATGCCATTCAGCGTCTGGTAAAAAAGTACAGCGACTACATTCGCTACCCCATTCGTATGGAAATGCAAAAGAGCCGCCAGAAGCCGAAACCGGAAAATGCGCCGGACGACTATAAGCCGGAGTATGAGGAGTACACAGAAACAGAAACGCTGAACTCCATGGTTCCCCTGTGGCGCAAGAATAAAAACGAAATCAAAGAGGACGAGTATAACGATTTCTACAAGAGCAAATTCGGCGACTATGAGAATCCGCTCAAGGTTATTCACAGTTCCACCGAGGGGGTTTCCACTTACAACGCGCTGCTGTTTATTCCTGCACACGCAAGTTACGATTATTATACAAAGGACTTTGAAAAAGGCTTGCAGCTTTACAGCAACGGCGTGCTGATTATGGAAAAGTGTGCCGATCTTTTGCCGGACTATTTCAGCTTTGTGCGCGGCTTAGTCGACAGCCAGGATTTAAGCCTCAATATTTCCCGCGAAATGCTGCAGCATGACCGCCAGCTGCATATCATTGCCGGCCGTCTGGAAAAGAAAATTAAGGCGGAGCTGGAGTCCATGCTCAAAAACGACCGCGAAAACTACGAAAAGTTCTTTAATGCGTTTGGCTTACAGCTGAAATACGGCATTTACAGCGAATTCGGCCAGCATAAAGATCTGCTGCAGGATTTGCTGCTGTTCCACTCCAGCAAGGAAAAGAAGCTGGTTACTCTCAAAGAGTACACGGACGGCATGAAGGAAGACCAGAAGTTTATCTATTACGCCGCAGGCGAGTCGGTTTCCAAAATTGATATGCTGCCGCAGACTGAGGCGCTCAAAGACAAAGGTTACGAAATCCTGTATCTGACGGATAATGTGGATGAATTTGCGCTGCGCGTGATGCGGGAGTACGACAGCAAAGAGTTCAAGTCCGTTTCTGACGACGACCTTGGTTTGGAAACCGAGGAGGAGAAGGAAGCCGCTAAAAAGAAAGTGGAAGAAAACAAGGATCTGCTGAACTTTATGAAGGATGCTCTGAATGGGCAGGTCAAGCAGGTGATTCTTTCCACCAAGCTGAAAAGCCACCCGGTCTGCCTTTCCACGGACGGCGCACTTTCCATTGAAATGGAAAAGGTGCTCAATGCCATGCCGAACGGCGGCGAGGAGCAGGTCAAAGCACAGCGCGTGCTTGAAATCAACGCAAACCATCCGATTTTTGAGAAGCTGACAGCATTGTACAAGCTGGATCAGGACAAACTCAAGCAGTACGCGAATCTGCTGTATACGCAGGCGCTGCTGATTGAGGGTGTTTCAATTGACGATCCGGTTGCATTCAGCAATCAGATGTGTGACTTGATGACAGACAAATAA
- a CDS encoding cation diffusion facilitator family transporter, which translates to MTEFLIRRFVRDYAHTENEKVRAAYGRFSGAVGLLTNLVLAAIKFAAGSLSGSLAITADAVNNLSDSASSIVTLVGFKLSEKPADEEHPFGHERFEYLSGLVVSFVILVVGLQLAQDAVSKILQPVVPVFSALSVGILALSILAKLWQSLFYRNIGRRIQSGTLFAAAADSRNDVIATGVILLGILITKFTGVNLDGFMGLAVAILVLLTGIKLVKETSDPLLGEAPSKELVDKIYNAVKAYDGILGAHDLTVHNYGPDRWFASVHCEVDARKDVLVSHDLIDNIERTVGPQLGIQLVIHMDPVITDDPRTNHLKLQVQKMVQAVEPKATIHDFRVVWGPTHSNLIFDVCAPFSCSLSDEEIAERIHQGVKALSENYYPVVTVDRDFVREEADTGEKE; encoded by the coding sequence ATGACAGAGTTTTTAATCCGCCGGTTTGTGCGGGATTATGCGCATACAGAAAATGAAAAAGTGCGTGCGGCTTACGGTCGCTTTTCCGGCGCCGTTGGGCTGCTGACCAATTTGGTGCTGGCAGCGATTAAGTTTGCTGCCGGCTCGCTTTCCGGCAGTTTGGCTATCACAGCGGATGCAGTGAATAATCTGTCTGATTCCGCTTCCAGCATTGTAACGCTGGTGGGCTTTAAGCTTTCAGAAAAGCCTGCGGATGAAGAGCATCCGTTTGGGCATGAACGGTTTGAATATCTGAGCGGGCTGGTGGTTTCCTTTGTCATTTTGGTGGTCGGGCTGCAGCTGGCGCAGGACGCGGTCAGCAAGATTCTGCAGCCGGTAGTTCCGGTATTCAGCGCACTTTCCGTGGGGATTTTGGCACTTTCGATTCTGGCAAAGCTTTGGCAATCCCTGTTTTACCGAAACATCGGCAGGCGGATTCAGTCCGGCACGCTGTTTGCTGCGGCAGCGGACAGTCGCAATGATGTGATCGCCACGGGTGTAATCCTGCTCGGTATCCTGATTACCAAGTTTACCGGTGTCAATCTGGATGGCTTTATGGGTTTGGCGGTTGCCATCCTTGTTTTGCTAACAGGGATTAAGCTGGTCAAAGAAACAAGTGATCCCCTGCTGGGGGAGGCTCCCAGCAAGGAACTGGTCGATAAAATCTACAATGCGGTGAAAGCCTATGACGGAATTTTAGGGGCGCATGACCTGACGGTGCATAACTACGGGCCGGATCGTTGGTTCGCTTCGGTTCACTGTGAAGTGGATGCCAGAAAGGATGTGCTGGTAAGCCACGACTTGATTGACAACATTGAGCGCACAGTCGGCCCTCAGCTTGGTATTCAGCTGGTGATTCATATGGACCCGGTCATTACCGATGACCCGCGCACCAACCACCTGAAGCTGCAGGTGCAGAAGATGGTGCAGGCGGTGGAGCCGAAGGCAACCATTCATGACTTTCGGGTGGTTTGGGGGCCGACACACAGCAACCTGATTTTTGACGTGTGTGCGCCGTTTTCCTGCAGCCTGTCCGATGAGGAGATCGCCGAGCGGATTCATCAGGGGGTGAAGGCGCTCAGTGAAAATTACTATCCGGTTGTGACAGTGGACCGCGACTTTGTACGGGAAGAAGCCGACACCGGCGAAAAGGAGTAA